The DNA window ACGGTTTCTTAGCACCTCGCCGGTGACGACGCTCGCGCTGACCGAGGAGGAACTCCGTGCGGAGTTCTCCGACCAGCTCATACCGATAGAAGCCAACGGGGAACTGCGGTGGAGCGACGAGCTGTGTCTGTCCGAAATCGAATAGTTACGGCCCGGAGTTTGCCCCACTCCCCGCGAGTACCGTTCCGAACTGCAGCACCAGCAAGCTGAGGGTGAACAGGACGCCGAGCAATCGGGGGTGATCTGCCAGTTTTCCACGTACCGCGTCTTTTTGCGACATCACGTGCAAACCGTGCTTTCGATATGAATTATAATTTTTTTAATAATACATAACAAATATTAATTACAATTATTATAATAAAAATGCATTAATTTGTTTTGCGGATTCTCATTGGGAGAATCCATCGATAGCGTCCGAAATGGGATCTTTGAGTTCGT is part of the Haladaptatus paucihalophilus DX253 genome and encodes:
- a CDS encoding DUF7503 family protein, which produces MSQKDAVRGKLADHPRLLGVLFTLSLLVLQFGTVLAGSGANSGP